DNA from Ignavibacteriales bacterium:
GAAATATAAATGAACCGATTGGACGATTTGCATCCTGTAATCCCGAACGTGAACGGCGAATAGCATTTGCTACTGCCGAAACAGCTTCATCCTGTCCTATCACTCGCTTATGTAATTCATCTTCCAGCTTTAAAAGTTTGCTGCGTTCGCTTTCGAGCATTCTGCTAACAGGAATTCCGGTCCACTTTGCAACTACTTCTGCAATATCCTCTGCATCAACTTCTTCCTTTAACATTTTTTTGTCTTGTTGAGCTTCGGCAAGTTTCTTTGTTTCTTCTTTTAATTGCTTTTCAAGATTTACAATTCTGCCGTAACGTATTTCTGCAACTTTTCCAAGATCACCCTCACGTTCATACTTTTCTGCTTCAAGCTTAAGATTTTCAATTTCGCTTTTCATTGTGCGAATTTTTTGAATCTTCTCTTTTTCAATATCCCAATGTGTGCGAAGTATTGAACGCTCTGCATTTAGTTGGCTCAGTTCCTCTTGCAATTCTTCAAGTCGTTTTGCGGAAGCATCATCTTTTTCTCGCTTTAACGCTTCACGTTCTATTTCAAGTTGTTTTACTTTGCGTTCAAGTACATCAAGTTCTTCAGGCATAGAATTTATTTCAATTCTAAGTTTACTTGCAGCTTCGTCAATCAAATCAATTGCTTTATCAGGAAGAAATCTATCTGTTATATATCTTTCAGAAAGTTGCGTGGCAGCTACAATTGCACCATCGGTTATTCTAACGCCGTGATGTACTTCGTATCGCTCCTTAAGTCCGCGCAAAATAGAAATTGTATCTTCTTCAGATGGTTCACTAACAAGTACCGGTTGAAAACGTCTTTCGAGTGCCGCATCTTTTTCAATATATTTTTTATATTCATCAAGTGTCGTAGCGCCGATTGCATGCAACTCACCACGGGCTAAGGCAGGTTTCAAAATATTTGCGGCATCCATTGCGCCTTGTGTTGCACCTGCGCCAACAAGTGTATGAAGTTCATCTATAAAAAGAATAATTTCTCCATTAGATTGCTGCACTTCTTTAATCACAGCTTTCAATCTTTCTTCAAATTGTCCACGAAATTGTGTTCCAGCCACAAGAGCGCCCATATCAAGCGCAACGATTCTTTTTGTTTTTAGATTTTCCGGAACGTCGCCAGAAATAATTCGATGGGCTATACCTTCTGCAATTGCAGTTTTACCAACACCAGGTTCACCAATTAAAACAGGGTTATTTTTTGTTCTACGTGATAAAACCTGAAGCACTCGTCTTATCTCTTCATCTCTACCAATTACTGGATCAAGTTTGCCCTGCTTGGCAAGCTCGTTTAAATCTCTTCCGTACTTTTCTAAAGATTGATATGTATCTTCAGGATTTTGAGAAGTAACACGTTGTGCTCCGCGAATTTCTTTTAGTGCAGTAAGAATATCTTTATAATTAATACCATTGTCACGTAAAAGTTGTCCCGCTTTTCCTTTTTCGTTAGATAGTGCGAGCAAGATATGTTCAGTTGAAACATAATCATCTTTTAAGTTGCGGGCTTCTTCAGCAGCAACATCAAATACCTTTCCAAGCGATTGAGACATTTGCTGATTTCCTAAACCTGTACCGCTTACTTTTGGAAGTGTTTCCAGCAATTGCACAACTTTTAACTTAACTGCATTAAAGTTGCCGCCCGTTTTCTTTATGACATTCTCAGCAACATTTCCACTTTCCTGTACAATTGCGGCCAGAACATGTTCTGCTTCAACAATTTGATTGTTATAATTTTGTGCAATCTCAATTGCGCTTTGAACAACTTCCTGTGCTTTTATAGTTAGTCTATTTAAGTTAAACGACATAATATTTTCTTTTCCTTTCTTTCCTTGTCACTCTTCGTTTTTGCTCAGGGTGACAATTTCATCATCGATCACAATCTCTAATCATTTTTTTCTTTTTACTATAAGATTCCCGATCAAGTCAGGAATGACACAAACAAATTGTCATTCCCACAAAAGTGGGCAGTTATTATTCTTTACTCTTACTATACAACTCACTCGCATCTGTCAACATCTTATTCAGTCTGTTTACAAGCTTATACGGATCTTCAAGATTTCCTTCAAGCAGCAGTGCTGATTCATAAAGCTGTTCGGTTGTATCTGCAATAAATTGATCACTTTCATTTTTCTTAAACACATTCATCAGGTTTTTTATAAGCTTATGATCCTTATTTATTTCCATCAATCTTTTCTGTGGCGGCATAGCCATTCCCTGATTGGACATTTTTAAAATTTTCTGCATCGTTGATGACATCGTATCATCGGGATTAATTAAGCAAGATGGACTACCTTTTAATCGTTTTGATTCATGAACTTCTGTTACTCTATCACCAAGAATTTCTTTCATCTTTAACATTAACTTTCCAAAAGCCTTGTCATCCTCCTTGCTGAATTTTTCTTTTGGCTCTTCGTTCTTTTCAACATCTTCAAGCTTGTCAAGTTCTTTCAAATCAACACCATCAACAGATTTGAAATCGAAATCTTTATGCTTGCGAATTGATGTAACCACAAACTCATCAACCGGATCGTAGAGATATAAAACTTCCAATCCTTTTGATTTAAAGATTTCAAGATGTGGATTTAAATCAATTGCTTCCTTACTTGTTCCAAGCGAGTAATAAATTTCTTTCTGATCTTTCTTCATTCTGCCAACATAATCTTCCAAGGAAACAAGTTCCTTCTCATCTTTGCTTACAGAAGAATTAAATCTTAAAAGCTGTTGATACTTTTCCACATTTGCATAATCCATATAGCCAAGTTTGAAAATTCTTCCGTGCTCTTTCCAGAAATCGGCATAACGTTCGGGAGAATCTTTTGCGACTTTAATTAAGTCCGAAAGAATATTATTTGCAACACTCTGTGCAATTTTTGTAAAGATAATATTTTCCTGCAGTGTTTCGCGAGAAATGTTTAGCGGTAAATCTTCTGAATCAACAACACCTTTTACAAAACTTAAATATTCAGGTAATAATTCTTTGTTTTGATGTTGAATAAGAACACGGCGAACGTATAAATCTAAACCATAATCATCTCGATTAAATCTCCAATACTCATAGCTCTTTTTAGGTATGAACAGCAACGAGTTAAACTGAATCGGGGCATCAACTGAAGTGTGAATAGTTTCAAACGGTTCTTCGTTATCGTAGGTTAAAAATTTATAAAACTCATCGTATTGTTCTTTTTTTAAATTGGATTTTGGTTCGCGCCAAATTGCTGCAATGGTGTTAATCTTTTCATTCTCTAAAAAGATCGGGAAAGATATAAAGTTGGAATGCTTTTTAATAATAGATTCCAAACGATACTTTTCTGAAAACTCTTTTGTTTCTTCTTTTAGAAAAATCTCGATCGTTGTTCCGCGTTTAACTTCTTCCGTAAGATCAGCAATTTCATATTCGCCAAGACCATCAGATTTCCATTCAACTGCAGCTTCATCTTTTTTGTAGGATCTAGTTTTAATCACAACTTCTTTTGCAACCATAAAAACAGAATAGAACCCTATCCCGAATCTTCCAATAATATTGTTTACCGCTTCCTTGCTTTCAGAAAGTTGTTTTAAAAACTCTTCTGAACCAGACTTTGCAATTGTCCCAATATTTGCAATTAATTCATCGCGCGTCATTCCAATACCAGTGTCAGTAATTGTAATGGTATTTTTCTTATCATCAAATCCGATTTTAATTTCTAATGGCAAATCCTTATCAACAATATCTGTTCCTTTGTTGGATTCAAATCGAAGTTTATCCAAGGCATCTGATGAATTTGAAATTAATTCACGTAGAAAAATATCTTTGCTTGTGTAAAGCGAGTGAACTAAAATATCAAGAAGCTTTTTTGTTTCAGCTTTAAATTCAATTTTTTGTTTATGAGTCTCGGTCATTGTTTCTCCAAATTTATTATTTAGTCCTCCCGAACTTGGTTCGGGGTCTTTTGATTTTTAACTAGATGCTGAAACAAGTTCAGCATGACTTTACCATTCTGGTCTTATTGATTTTAATTTGTTAAATAATTCTCTTTCTTCTTTGCTAAGGTTTTTGGGAATTGTAACAAGTATCCTTACAAATAAATCCCCACGAAAATTATTATTATTCATTCCAAGATTTTTTAGTCTTAAAGTTTTTCCGGATTCAGTTCCTTCCGGAATTGAAATACTAATGGTTTTTCCATCTAAAGTTTGAATGTTTTCTTTTCCACCAAGTACCGCGGTGTATAAATCAACATCAAGATTGTAGTATAAATCATTTTCTTTTATTTCATAAAATGGATGTTGGAGTATATGAAGATTTAAATATAAATCACCTTTTTCGCCGCTCGCAGTTTTAGAACGCCCCATACCTTTTAATCTAAGCTTCTGTCCATCTTTAGTTCCGGGATTTATTTTTATCTTTAACTTTTTTCCCTCAACTGAAATTTGTTTCTCACTTCCGTTAAAAACATCTTCAAGAGTAATGTTCATATTTGCTTCAACATCAATGGCAGTTTTTTGCTGCTGAGTTCTTCCGCCAGATCCTCTTCCACCGCCGCCGAAAAATGATTCAAAAAAATCAGAAAATCCACTGCCGCCCATTCCACCAAAAATATCATTTATATCGCCTGAGAATTCGTAATTTGAACCAGATTGTCTTTTCCCGCCGCCATAGTTAGTATAGAAATCACCAAAGCCCTGTCCGCCAGTGTTCTGATATTGATTCCAGTTTGAACCAAGCGCATCGTACTTTTTTCGTTTCTCTGGATCGCTTAAAACCTCGTTGGCTTCTGTAATTTCTTTAAACTTTTCTTCAGAAGATTTATTTCCAGCATTACGGTCGGGATGATGCTTCATTGCAAGTTTGCGGTAAGCTTTTTTAATTTCATCCTGAGTTGCGGATTTCTCAACACCAAGTATTTTATAATAATCTTTATATTCCATTTTTATCCTGAATAAGAAAAAATCTTATTCTAAATTTAGATAAAAGAAAAGGGTAACCAAATAGTTACCCTTTATCCTCTATCACTTAAACATCCACACTTAGCTTACTTCACTTTTATTTCAATTTCTTTTGGCTTTGCTTCTTCTGCTTTCGGGATAGTTATTGTTAACTGTCCATCAGCAAACTCTGCGTTTATTTTTTCAGCCTGAATTAATTCCGGTAAAGTGAAAGACCTAAAATATTTGCCATACGCCTTTTCAATTCGATGACATTTTTCATCTTTATTTTCAGCTTGCTGAACACGTTCACCACTAATGTTTAACTTTCCATTTGTAAAAGCAATTTTAACATCTTCTTTTTTTATTCCCGGTAAATCAACTTTCAATGTAAAATTGTCATTATTCTCATAGATGTCTGTTAGTGGTGTCCACACAGCATTTTCATATTCCTCATCAACATCTTTGCTTTTAGAAATACCAAATCTGTTTTCAAGCGAGTTAAACATTTTGTTAAACTCTCTTTCGAAATCGATTAGATCTCTAACCGGGTTGAATTTTATGAGTGTCATTGTACTATCTCCTTAATTTAGTTGTTTATTATATTTTGTTTTTTTTAATTTCACAGGCAACCGAACAACCTGCGTGCCGAAGTGGTTTCTATCCATAACCAATTATAATATAACGAGTTACGGTAATTATTCTCAATTTGTGTAAGTCGCCATAATGGCGGATATTTTGACAAATAAATTGAATGTGGCGCATAATCGTCACAAATATCTGTCATAATAACAATTCAATAAATATTGCTTTTCACTAACTCCAAATTGGTAAACCCTTTATTATTGATTATTTTTGCAATCTTAAAATTTGAGCATTTTAAAAGTGAAAGAAGATACAATCGTTGCATTAGCAACTCCAGCAGGAGTTGGTGCGATTTCCGTTATTAGAATTAGCGGCATACATGCGTTTTTTGCTGTGGATAAAATTTTTAATGGAAAAATAAAAATTAAAAATGCAGCAACGCACACTTTGCATTACGGCGATATAGTTAACAGCGAAATTGAACATGTCGATGACGTTTTAGTATCTGTTTTTAGGGCTCCAAATTCATATTCAGGCGAAGATAGTGTAGAGATTAGCACACACGGAAATCCGTTAATTACACAAAAAGTTATTGAGCTTTTAATTGCTGATCCGGATGTAAGATTAGCTGAGCCTGGCGAATTTACAAAACGAGCATTTCTAAATAACAAATTAGATTTAACAAAAGCAGAAGCGGTTGCGGATATAATTAGTTCAAGAACAGAGGCATCATTTCGTGGTGCAAGAAATCAGCTTGATGGGTTATTATCTAAAAAAGTTAATGATTTGAGATCACAATTGCTAAATTCTTCATCTTTTGTTGAGCTTGAATTAGATTTTGCTGAAGAAGATATTGAGTTTGTAAATCAGGATGAGCTACTTAAAAGAATTGATTCGATAATTATAGAAATAGACACTTTGTTAGAAAGCTATGAGTTTGGGAGAGTTATTCGTGATGGTGTAAACGTTGCTATAGTTGGCAAGCCAAACGTTGGCAAATCTTCACTTTTAAACTATATTTTGAAGGAATCACGAGCAATTGTAAGTGAGATTCCTGGAACAACTCGAGATGTAATACGTGAAGAGGTTTCAATTGAGGGAATTCTTTTTAGGTTATTTGATACTGCTGGCATTCGGGTTTCAGACGATTCAATCGAAAAAGAGGGGATTTTAAGAAGCCAGGAAACTGTTAGAAATGCAGATGTAATTATTTTTTTAGAAGATGTTCAGCAAGGAGAATCAAAAGATCTTTTTGTGGAATTGTTAAAACTTACAAGCTCAGATAAGATTATCAAGGTTCTTAATAAAGTTGATTTAGATGGAAATTCCGAAATAAGTTCTGATGTTAAAATATCCGCCAAAACTGGAGAGGGAATTGAGTCACTTTTCAAATCCTTAAAAGAAAAAACCATTGGAAATGAAAATTATACAGAGAAAACAGCAATTGTAACAAATCTAAGACATCATAATTGTTTGAAGAAATCAAGAGAGAATTTAATAAATTCTAGGGAATCAATCCTTAAAAAAATGAGCGGAGAGTTTATATCTGTGGATTTGAGAAACGCTGAGCTGAATCTTGCTGAGATAATTGGTGAAGTCACCTCTGACGATATTCTTAATAACATATTTATGAGATTTTGTATTGGAAAATAGAGATTAAGTTTCACGTGAAACGACAAAGCTTAACATTTGGCAAATAATTTTGTTTCACGTGAAAACATAAAAAAGATTGGTATATGAAGAAATTTGACATAGTTGTGGTAGGCGGTGGACATGCTGGTATAGAAGCTGCTTCGGCTGGAGCTAGAATGGGCTGCTCTGTTGGATTAGTTACAATGGATAGATTTGCCCTTGGTAGAATGTCTTGTAATCCTGCAATAGGTGGAACCGCAAAAGGGCATTTGGTTCGTGAGATTGATGCTCTTGGCGGAATAATGGGACAAATTGCCGATAACACTGGAATCCAATTCCGAATGTTAAATCGATCTAAAGGCCCAGCGGTTTGGTCGCCACGCTGTCAATCAGATCGGGTTCTTTATTCGGAAGAAGCTAATCGTATTATATCTAAAATCGAAAGTCTAGAAATTGTTGAAGGCTCGGCTATTGAGGTTTTAACTGAAGATGGAAAAGTAGTTGGTGTTAAAAATTCAGATGGGGAGGTGGTGTATTGCAAAGCTTTGGTTCTTTCATCTGGTACTTTTTTAAATGCCCTGATGCATACTGGTTTGAATAAAACCACAGGCGGAAGATTTGGTGAACAACCCGCGATTGGAATTACAGAATCATTGGCGGATTTAGGATTTGAGTATGGTAGATTAAAAACCGGAACTCCTCCGCGATTAAAAAAAGATTCAATAAATTGGAGCATTTTAGAAGAGCAGCCCGGTGATGAAAACCCGCAACCATTCTCTCATCAAACTGATTTTTCTAAATTTCCTTTTCTTCCTCAAGTAAGCTGTCATATTACTTATACTGATCCTACTGTCCATAAAATTCTTGAAAAAGGATTTGCTGCATCTCCTTTATTTACTGGTTTGATAAAAGGAGTTGGTCCAAGATATTGTCCTTCAATAGAAGATAAAATTGTTAGATTTTCTGACAAAGAAAGACACCAACTTTTCTTAGAGCCGGAAGGTTTAGATTCTAATTTAATTTATTTAAATGGGTTTTCGTCTTCTCTTGATGCGGATATTCAGTACGAAGCTTTGCATAAAATTCCCGGGTTAGAAAATGTTGAAATGGTTCGTCCTGGTTATGCTGTTGAGTATGATTTCTTTCCACCTCAGCAAGTTGATTTAACTTTAGAAACAAAATTGATTGAGGGATTATATTTTGCTGGGCAGATAAACGGCACATCCGGTTACGAAGAAGCAGCAGCTCAAGGTTTGATCGCAGGAATAAATGCAGCATTAAAAATTCAAGGCAAACCAGAATTTGTTTTGAAAAGAAGTGAAGCGTACATCGGGGTGTTGATTGACGATTTAGTAACAAAATCGACAGACGAACCATACAGAATGTTTACTTCTCGTGCAGAACATAGATTGCTTCTTCGGCAGGATAATGCTGATAGAAGATTGATGAAATATGGTTACGATTTTGATTTGATAGACGCTGATTTATATAAATCCGTTAAATCAAGAGAAGAGACAATTATTAATGGTATTAATTATTGCCAATCTAAAAAATATCATGCAAGAGATATAAATGAATTTTTAACCTCCATCGGCTCAAATGAAATTGATTCCACAGAAACAATATCGAAACTCTGTAAACGTCCGGAAATCAACCTAAAGCAACTTTTAAATTTTAACGGATCTGCAAATGAATTTGTAGCACTTGAATTATTAAACGATGAAAAAGCACTGGAACAAGCTGAAATTGAACTGAAATATGAAGGTTACATTATGCGACAATATGAAGCGGTTGCCAAACTAGAAAAATATGAGGAAACAAAAATTCCAATAAACTTTGATTTTACTAAAATAAAACAACTATCAACAGAAGGAAGGGAAAAGTTGAGCAAAGTAAAACCACGTTCAATCGCTCAAGCTTCAAGAATCTCGGGTGTTACGCCTTCAGATATTTCGATTTTGTTGGTATATTTGAAGAACTAATTTTAAGGTTTTTGTATGTCGCCTGCCAAACAAGAAATTTATCTTAAAGAATTACAAAATTTTTGCTGGGATAATGGTTTTAATCCGGAACCAATGCGCACAGAAAGGCTTGCTTTTTTTGCAAATCTTGTTGTTGAAAAAAACAAAAAAGTAAATTTAATTTCCAGAAAAGATGTGGATAGTATAGTTGAAAATCACATTTTCATTTCTTCATACATTACAAAATTTTTACCTGAAAAATTAATGCGATTTGTTGATATAGGAACAGGCGGAGGTTTTCCCGGAATTCCACTTGCAATTATGCGCCCCGATTTGCGTGGTGTTCTTGTTGATTCTATAGGAAAAAAAATTGATGCCGTTAACGACTTTGTTGATAAGCTGAAATTAAGTAATGCGGTTGCTGAGTGCGCACGAGTTGAGAGCCCTGAGTTTATTGCAAAGTATAAAGGATCATTTGATTTAGTTGTTAGTCGTGCAGTTAAACCGATTATAATCTTAATACGTTACGCGCTTCCTTTGGTTAAAGAGAAAGGATACATCGTTGCAATAAAAGGAGGCAATTTGGATGAAGAGTTTCAAAAGGCTGAGATGAAATACAAGTCATTTATAAAAAAATCAACTGTTTACGAGCTTGCTTACAAACCGACTAATATCAGAAATAAAAAAGGAAAAAAATTAGTTGTAATTGAGTTACAAAAATAATTTGTAACAAAAACAACTTACATTTATTAATGAAATATTTTTTTCTTTTTTTATTAGCTCCTTTTTGTTTTACATCCGCACAAGTTGATAGCATTTTTGTAAAAGATGCTAAAGATTTTCTAAATGTTAGTGCAAATTTTTATACATCACCATTTAGATTTGATTCCGAAGATTGGATTGAATTTTCTGCTATGGTTGGATTAACCGGACTTGCAACTTTGACCGATAAAGACGTAAGAAATTTTTCACAAAGAAATAAAAGCGATTTTGCTAATGATGTTTTTTCCATAGATAAATATTTTTACACGGAGTTTGTGGGTGCGAGCATAATTGGCTTATATGGCTACGGATTGATTGATAATAATAATTCAGTACGAAAACTTGCAGTTAAACTAACAGAAGCAACATTTCTTGCAACTTCGTTAACGGTAATTACTAAAACAGTTGTTGGGCGCGGCAGACCGTACAAACAAGAATGCAATTATTATACCGATCCATTTTCATTTGATAACGATTATAATTCATTTCCATCCGGACACACAACTTTGGCTTTTGCATATTCTACCGTAATGGCAAATGAAATTGATAATATCTTTTGGAAAGTTGGATGGTACGCAGCAGCAGGATTAGTTGGATATTCGCGTATATATCATAATCAGCATTGGGTTTCGGACGTACTAATGGGAGCAGCTATTGGATATTTTTCGGGAGAGTTTGTAGATAATCATGAAACAAATAAAAATGAAAAAACTAAAATAAGTTTATATCCTTTTCCTGGTGGTTTAGCCCTACAGTTAAGCTTCTGATTAACTTAAAGTAATGAGCAGCAATCCATTAAATATTTTGAATAACACATCACTTTTTGATAAAATCATTTCTCTCGTCTCAGATTCAGCAAATAAAATTAATTTTGTTAGTCCACTTTACGGTGCCGCAAAAAGTTTTGCAGTAAAAGAATTATTAAAGAAACATGAACAAATAGTTTTACTATTTACTGATAGTAAAACTGTTCACGAAACAAAAGTAGAATTAAATATTCTTGGTCTTGCTGATGATTTAATTGTTATTGATGATTTCAATCTTGAATCAATTCAAGAAAAATTAACAGCGATTTCAAAAAGCAAAAGATTTATATTAATTACTACATACGAAGTTCTAAATCTAAAACTTCCCGATAAAGAAAAGATAAATCACCTTACAACAAAAGTTTCCGTTGGTGGAGATTTGAAGTACGATGATTTAGTTGAGTATCTAAATTTACTTGTTTACACAAAAGACAAATTTGTTGAAGCACCAGGATACTACTCTCAGCGCGGAGCAATTGTAGATTTTTGGTCTTACTCAGAAAAAAGTCCTGTAAGACTAGAGTTTGATGGTGATTTCATAGAGTCTATTCGATACTTTGATGGTGAAAGCCAACGCTCCTTTGAGAAGGTTGAAGAAGTAACTTTAGCCGGTGCATTTCAAAATCAAGACGAGGACTTTACTTCTGATATTTTTGATTATTTAACAAATCCAATCTTTATAGCATCGTCTTACGATTTGGATAATATCAAATCCACAGAAAAAGAAATTTTTCCCGCAATAGAAGAGGAAGTTAAATCAAAGAAAAAAGTGAAGGCTCTTGATGAAGATGAATTTCCGGAACCGAATCATTCCGAAATTGTTCCGGAATCTGAAAGCCTGAAACAATTTCAGGCAGATATACAAGAAGAAACAACTTCGTTTGATTATAAAAGTAAAGGTGCTAGCTGGATAATTGAAGACGAGCTTTCCTCAACCAAAAGAATAGAGCTTGGGTTTTCTCCCTCTCCATCAATCAATTCAAACTATCAAATCTTATTTTCAGTTTTAAAAGATTATGCGGAAAAAAGTTTTAGCATTACCATTACATCGGAAAATGAATTACAAACAAAACGCTTAAAAGAATTACTAGCAGAAATAAATCCCGAACTTGAAGAATTAATTGACTCTGGTAAAATAAAGATTGAAACCTTTGCGATTAAAGATGGATATATAAATCGAAATGAAAAAATTCTTTTACTAACTGATTATCAAATCTTTAATAAGCCATACCGCACAAAAATTTCCTCATTAAAAAAGTTTAAAAAATCTAAAGCTAAAAGTTTTGCGTCGATAAAGCGTAACGATTATGTAGTGCACGAAGATTATGGAATTGGGCAGTACGCCGGACTTGAGACAATAAAAATTGGCGATGCAAATCAGGAATCGATGAAGATTCTTTATGCAGATGGCGGCGTTGTTTATGTTAATTTAAACTATCTCGCTTTAGTTAAAAGATATTCTTCCAAAGAAACTGCAGCAGATGGATTAAAACCAACGCTTGCAACTCTTGGCAGCGGCGAATGGCTAAACACAAAGGCCAAAGCGAAGAAAAAAATTAAAGAAGCTGCTCGTGAGCTTATTGAGCTTTATGCAAAAAGAAAATCGACCGATGGTTATAAGTTTTCTCCGGATACGGTTTGGCAACGAGAGCTTGAAGCCTCTTTCTTTTATGAAGATACCCCAGACCAGGCAAAAGCCAGCGACGATGTTAAAAATGATATGGAAGCTCAAAATCCGATGGACCGTTTGGTTTGCGGAGATGTGGGGTTTGGCAAAACAGAAGTTGCAGTACGCGCTGCATTTAAAGCCGTACAAGATGGTAAGCAAGTTGGTGTACTCGTCCCAACTACAATTTTAGCTGAACAGCATTACAATACTTTTAAAGATAGATTAACGCAATTTCCTGTTCGAGTTGCTGCACTGTC
Protein-coding regions in this window:
- the rsmG gene encoding 16S rRNA (guanine(527)-N(7))-methyltransferase RsmG, coding for MSPAKQEIYLKELQNFCWDNGFNPEPMRTERLAFFANLVVEKNKKVNLISRKDVDSIVENHIFISSYITKFLPEKLMRFVDIGTGGGFPGIPLAIMRPDLRGVLVDSIGKKIDAVNDFVDKLKLSNAVAECARVESPEFIAKYKGSFDLVVSRAVKPIIILIRYALPLVKEKGYIVAIKGGNLDEEFQKAEMKYKSFIKKSTVYELAYKPTNIRNKKGKKLVVIELQK
- a CDS encoding phosphatase PAP2 family protein, which codes for MKYFFLFLLAPFCFTSAQVDSIFVKDAKDFLNVSANFYTSPFRFDSEDWIEFSAMVGLTGLATLTDKDVRNFSQRNKSDFANDVFSIDKYFYTEFVGASIIGLYGYGLIDNNNSVRKLAVKLTEATFLATSLTVITKTVVGRGRPYKQECNYYTDPFSFDNDYNSFPSGHTTLAFAYSTVMANEIDNIFWKVGWYAAAGLVGYSRIYHNQHWVSDVLMGAAIGYFSGEFVDNHETNKNEKTKISLYPFPGGLALQLSF
- the mfd gene encoding transcription-repair coupling factor, with the protein product MSSNPLNILNNTSLFDKIISLVSDSANKINFVSPLYGAAKSFAVKELLKKHEQIVLLFTDSKTVHETKVELNILGLADDLIVIDDFNLESIQEKLTAISKSKRFILITTYEVLNLKLPDKEKINHLTTKVSVGGDLKYDDLVEYLNLLVYTKDKFVEAPGYYSQRGAIVDFWSYSEKSPVRLEFDGDFIESIRYFDGESQRSFEKVEEVTLAGAFQNQDEDFTSDIFDYLTNPIFIASSYDLDNIKSTEKEIFPAIEEEVKSKKKVKALDEDEFPEPNHSEIVPESESLKQFQADIQEETTSFDYKSKGASWIIEDELSSTKRIELGFSPSPSINSNYQILFSVLKDYAEKSFSITITSENELQTKRLKELLAEINPELEELIDSGKIKIETFAIKDGYINRNEKILLLTDYQIFNKPYRTKISSLKKFKKSKAKSFASIKRNDYVVHEDYGIGQYAGLETIKIGDANQESMKILYADGGVVYVNLNYLALVKRYSSKETAADGLKPTLATLGSGEWLNTKAKAKKKIKEAARELIELYAKRKSTDGYKFSPDTVWQRELEASFFYEDTPDQAKASDDVKNDMEAQNPMDRLVCGDVGFGKTEVAVRAAFKAVQDGKQVGVLVPTTILAEQHYNTFKDRLTQFPVRVAALSRFQTKKEQKEILKLLEEGQLDVLIGTHRLISKDVKFKDLGLLIIDEEHRFGVAAKEKLRQVKVNVDTLTLTATPIPRTLNLSLLGARDLSIIATPPPNRQPINTNVSTFDALKIREWIMNELKRNGQVYFVHDRVQSIDKLSDYIKRYVPEAKIGVAHGQMKPPQLEEVIHGFLNRKFDVLLSTKIIESGIDIPNVNTIIINRADRFGLAELHQLRGRVGRSDRQAYAHFIVPSLSGITKKALRRLQAIEEFTEIGSGFNVSMRDLEIRGAGNLLGTEQTGFINDVGFDLYIKLINEAVDELKYQDFKEVFKSLPKIEERTDPTIDTFFDIGIPVTYMPEQMDRLNFYTALYSVKSLSEIEELKEEMLDRFGVLPEIVKRLVLTATLKFYSSFALFERIAIQRKNIFIILPRGEKEDYYKVRFVELMRFIMDEYKDKIKFNQQKEVMKLVIENRFEKAEDILSYLITFCGRVAKLFGNEIKIKSDVEEVT